The following are from one region of the Deltaproteobacteria bacterium genome:
- a CDS encoding (Fe-S)-binding protein has product MDTHKKRIKPLATGDKTIPPEGAKMIPIYIMGREYMVPETLTIMKATEYAGYQYMRGCGCRGGICGACGTFYRFLGDYKLKTGLACQTVAQPNMVITQLPFFPSNRPDYDLEKMEGNPHEELRRLYPEVFKCVGCGTCTRTCPMDIDVMDYIALMKRGDLKGAAIKSFDCVLCGLCASRCPAQISQFTAAMFVRRIYGKYILPTAEHLKKRVEAVKSGKYLKMLDELTKKSADELKKLYTEREREPDMAEPGKWMPKDTSHL; this is encoded by the coding sequence ATGGATACACATAAAAAACGCATAAAACCCCTCGCCACAGGCGATAAGACCATACCGCCTGAAGGCGCAAAGATGATACCGATTTACATAATGGGCCGTGAGTATATGGTGCCTGAAACCCTGACTATTATGAAGGCAACGGAATACGCGGGTTATCAGTATATGCGCGGATGCGGGTGCAGGGGAGGGATATGCGGCGCATGCGGTACTTTTTACAGATTCCTCGGTGATTATAAATTAAAGACAGGGCTTGCGTGCCAGACAGTTGCCCAGCCGAATATGGTTATTACCCAGCTTCCATTTTTCCCATCAAACAGGCCGGACTATGACCTTGAAAAGATGGAAGGCAACCCGCATGAGGAGCTCAGAAGGCTGTATCCTGAAGTCTTCAAGTGCGTCGGCTGCGGCACATGCACAAGGACATGCCCCATGGATATTGATGTCATGGACTACATTGCGCTTATGAAACGCGGCGATTTGAAGGGCGCCGCAATAAAGAGTTTTGACTGCGTTCTGTGCGGGCTTTGCGCGTCAAGGTGTCCTGCGCAGATATCACAGTTTACTGCCGCTATGTTTGTCAGGAGGATATATGGCAAATATATCCTGCCAACAGCAGAGCATCTGAAGAAACGTGTTGAAGCGGTAAAGAGCGGAAAGTATCTCAAGATGCTGGATGAGCTTACAAAGAAAAGCGCTGATGAACTCAAGAAACTGTATACGGAAAGGGAAAGAGAACCGGATATGGCAGAGCCGGGAAAGTGGATGCCAAAGGATACTTCGCATCTATAA
- a CDS encoding 4Fe-4S dicluster domain-containing protein, which produces MENQLRQKAKELLEKGEVRVVIGYGWNKRKTRITPVFITKPEDTDKLVFNPLCVNNLSLYLTKKFADIKALGKPAIVAKGCDIKTIAVLISESQIKREDVVILGMTCNGVVYKQELWKLGTDFKFVPTEIMPTKCHNCDVRNPHIVDFTIGEKVNFTPPDTPTGMVFDKIKELDKKSGAERWNFWIEHFNRCIKCYACRQICPLCYCERCIAEKNMPQWIETSAHPRGNLAWNLKRAMDLAGRCTFCGECERACPVNIPLNLVNQKLTLVVKDAFGHKAGYDEKVHPPMIVFNMEDEEDFIK; this is translated from the coding sequence ATGGAAAACCAATTACGACAAAAAGCAAAAGAGCTCCTTGAAAAAGGAGAGGTAAGGGTTGTCATCGGCTATGGTTGGAATAAGCGGAAGACGAGGATAACCCCGGTTTTCATCACAAAGCCTGAGGATACAGACAAACTTGTTTTCAATCCTCTTTGCGTCAACAATCTTTCTCTTTATCTGACAAAGAAGTTTGCAGACATCAAGGCTTTGGGCAAGCCTGCGATTGTTGCAAAAGGGTGTGATATAAAAACAATTGCTGTGCTTATCTCAGAGAGCCAGATTAAGAGAGAAGATGTGGTAATACTTGGCATGACCTGCAATGGTGTTGTGTATAAGCAGGAACTTTGGAAACTGGGGACAGATTTTAAATTTGTCCCCACAGAAATAATGCCGACAAAATGTCATAACTGTGATGTGAGGAATCCGCATATTGTGGATTTTACAATCGGTGAAAAGGTCAATTTTACACCGCCGGATACGCCAACAGGCATGGTATTTGACAAGATAAAAGAGCTGGATAAAAAATCTGGCGCAGAGCGATGGAATTTCTGGATAGAGCATTTTAACCGGTGCATAAAGTGTTATGCGTGCAGGCAGATATGCCCGCTATGTTACTGCGAGAGGTGCATCGCTGAAAAGAATATGCCGCAGTGGATTGAGACTTCGGCGCATCCAAGAGGCAACCTTGCATGGAATCTCAAGAGGGCAATGGATCTGGCAGGAAGATGCACATTTTGCGGCGAGTGTGAAAGGGCATGTCCGGTGAATATCCCGCTTAATCTTGTGAATCAGAAACTTACGCTTGTTGTAAAAGATGCCTTTGGGCATAAGGCAGGATATGATGAAAAGGTGCATCCGCCGATGATTGTGTTTAATATGGAGGATGAAGAGGACTTTATAAAGTAG
- a CDS encoding FAD/NAD(P)-binding protein — MNNIYLPYLATIEDIYEEAPDVRTYKLVFKDEKVRDAFDFKAGQFGLYSAFGAGESTFCIASSPTRKGYIQCTFRRGGRVTGALSDLGIGDTMGFRGPYGNWFPIDEWKGKNIVLIAGGIGLPPVRSVIWNCIDRRKDFGDITIVYGAKTVADLVYKNELAEWEKMSDIKLVQAVDPGGETPDWKGKVGFVPTVLEQAAPSANNAIAITCGPPIMIKFVLQALNKLGFSDEQVYTTLENKMKCGVGKCGRCNVGDIYICKEGPVYTAAEVKKMYNDF, encoded by the coding sequence ATGAACAACATTTACTTACCATATCTCGCAACAATTGAGGACATCTACGAAGAGGCGCCTGATGTCAGGACATATAAACTTGTTTTCAAGGATGAAAAAGTGCGGGATGCCTTTGACTTTAAGGCAGGCCAGTTCGGCCTCTACTCTGCCTTTGGCGCCGGCGAGTCAACATTCTGCATAGCATCTTCTCCTACGCGCAAAGGTTATATCCAGTGCACATTCAGAAGAGGCGGCAGGGTTACCGGCGCATTATCCGACCTTGGCATCGGCGATACTATGGGCTTTCGCGGGCCTTACGGCAACTGGTTTCCGATAGATGAGTGGAAGGGGAAGAATATTGTGCTTATTGCAGGCGGCATAGGACTTCCGCCTGTTCGCTCTGTTATATGGAACTGTATTGACAGACGAAAAGATTTCGGGGATATAACAATTGTCTACGGCGCAAAGACAGTGGCAGACCTTGTTTATAAAAATGAACTTGCAGAATGGGAAAAAATGTCTGATATAAAACTTGTTCAGGCAGTTGACCCTGGCGGTGAAACACCTGATTGGAAAGGCAAGGTCGGTTTTGTTCCCACTGTGTTGGAGCAGGCAGCGCCTTCTGCAAACAATGCAATTGCAATAACATGCGGCCCGCCGATTATGATAAAATTTGTATTACAGGCATTGAATAAACTCGGTTTCTCTGATGAGCAGGTTTATACAACACTTGAGAACAAGATGAAGTGCGGCGTTGGAAAATGCGGAAGATGCAATGTTGGAGACATTTATATATGCAAGGAAGGGCCGGTTTATACGGCGGCGGAAGTTAAAAAAATGTACAATGACTTTTAA
- a CDS encoding 4Fe-4S dicluster domain-containing protein, whose translation MANKFLKKENIGKLIEALNKEGSAFVAPKLDARQVVYAPVINAEEIVFDYIVPVNSFKKFLFPQTEPIAEFNINKEGVVLKGIEIEPKEIIIFGSRPCDAICCSSLRSVFNWDFKDEFYNRREDKAIVITVACTKADDSCFCTTVNLTPDSPNGSDILLKETVSGDYTAETITEKGKAFIKRFENIFSPQPSAVSHKPIADVKPIAGIDVKKIKEYLKDTKHYENPIWAELSRKCIGCGACTFACPTCHCFDIVDEGSAFEGKRIKNWDACQFEFFTLHTSGHNPRDTQYKRWRNRFMCKFNFYPNKFSSRGCVGCGRCIRVCPVRLDITEVMEEVTKL comes from the coding sequence ATGGCAAACAAATTTCTCAAAAAAGAAAACATCGGCAAATTGATCGAGGCCTTGAACAAGGAAGGCAGTGCCTTTGTTGCACCTAAACTGGATGCACGACAGGTGGTGTATGCCCCTGTTATAAATGCGGAAGAGATAGTTTTTGACTATATTGTTCCGGTAAATTCTTTTAAAAAGTTTCTGTTTCCGCAGACAGAGCCGATTGCCGAGTTCAATATAAACAAGGAAGGCGTAGTTTTAAAGGGTATTGAAATAGAGCCAAAGGAAATAATAATCTTTGGTTCGCGGCCTTGCGATGCAATATGCTGTTCATCTTTAAGGTCGGTGTTCAATTGGGATTTTAAGGATGAGTTTTACAACAGGCGAGAAGACAAGGCAATTGTCATAACCGTAGCCTGCACAAAGGCCGATGACAGTTGCTTTTGCACAACCGTCAATCTTACGCCTGATAGCCCAAACGGAAGCGATATATTATTAAAAGAAACGGTATCTGGAGATTATACAGCAGAGACAATCACAGAAAAGGGCAAGGCATTTATAAAAAGGTTTGAAAATATCTTCAGCCCTCAGCCTTCAGCCGTAAGCCACAAGCCAATTGCCGATGTAAAACCCATAGCAGGCATTGATGTAAAAAAAATTAAGGAATATCTCAAAGACACAAAACATTATGAAAATCCAATTTGGGCTGAACTATCAAGAAAATGTATAGGCTGCGGCGCATGCACCTTTGCCTGTCCCACATGCCACTGCTTTGACATTGTGGATGAGGGGAGCGCATTTGAGGGAAAAAGGATAAAGAACTGGGATGCGTGCCAGTTTGAATTTTTCACTCTTCACACAAGCGGACACAATCCGAGAGACACGCAGTATAAAAGATGGCGCAACCGGTTTATGTGCAAGTTCAATTTTTATCCGAACAAATTTTCATCCCGCGGTTGCGTTGGGTGTGGAAGGTGTATTCGTGTATGTCCAGTAAGGCTGGATATAACAGAGGTTATGGAGGAGGTAACAAAATTGTAA
- a CDS encoding type II toxin-antitoxin system RelE/ParE family toxin: MARKVIWSYEAIDDLNALVEYIARDSSFYAAAFTQQIMDISRSLNEFSERGRIVPELGEPTIRELLIREYRLIYSIEQSRVVILALVHGARDLKALWEKGNRG, from the coding sequence ATGGCTCGGAAAGTAATCTGGTCTTACGAAGCTATAGATGACCTTAATGCCCTTGTCGAATACATAGCAAGGGATTCTTCTTTTTACGCCGCCGCATTCACACAGCAGATAATGGACATAAGCCGCTCGCTCAACGAGTTTTCTGAACGAGGACGTATTGTTCCAGAGCTTGGCGAACCGACTATCAGAGAACTCCTCATTAGAGAATATCGCCTCATTTATAGTATAGAACAATCCCGTGTTGTAATACTGGCTCTCGTTCATGGAGCAAGAGATTTGAAAGCCTTATGGGAAAAGGGGAATAGAGGTTGA
- a CDS encoding peptidase U32 family protein: MKSPFSKKIELVCPAGNLPSLKAAIDNGADVVYTGFNDATNARNFEGLNFTLDELREGIDYAHAKGKKVYLAVNTFPQMDTYHQWYRSVDNAVKLNSDAIILANLGILKYARDKYPDINIHLSVQASSSNYESINFYKKHFGIKRLVLPRVLTVEEMKDLRGNTDVELEVFALGGLCINIEGRCYLSSFVTGASTNTEGACSPSRFVRFINEGGKLRITLNDIVLNELGPGETSPYPTCCKGRYINERGEYVYAFEGPESLNVLELIPRLAAAGVDALKIEGRQRTKAYVAGMTRVLREAVDSYYANPANFKVKQDWLEKTNSTFEGSKPTLGCYLEK, from the coding sequence TTGAAATCCCCTTTTTCCAAAAAGATTGAACTCGTCTGCCCTGCAGGAAATCTACCCTCTTTAAAGGCGGCTATTGATAACGGCGCTGATGTGGTTTATACGGGCTTTAACGATGCCACTAATGCTCGCAATTTTGAAGGACTAAACTTTACCCTTGATGAATTGAGAGAGGGCATTGATTACGCCCATGCAAAGGGTAAGAAGGTCTATCTTGCTGTAAACACATTTCCGCAGATGGATACCTATCATCAGTGGTATAGATCTGTGGACAATGCGGTCAAACTCAATAGCGATGCCATCATCCTTGCAAACCTTGGTATTCTTAAATACGCAAGGGATAAATATCCTGATATAAATATTCATTTAAGTGTTCAGGCAAGCTCATCCAATTATGAATCTATAAATTTTTATAAGAAGCACTTCGGCATTAAAAGGCTGGTCCTGCCGAGGGTTCTTACAGTAGAGGAGATGAAGGATTTAAGAGGCAATACCGATGTGGAATTGGAGGTATTCGCCCTTGGTGGACTCTGCATAAACATAGAAGGGAGGTGCTATCTCTCCAGTTTTGTTACAGGCGCATCCACTAATACAGAGGGCGCATGTTCGCCGTCAAGGTTTGTAAGATTCATAAACGAGGGCGGAAAGCTCAGGATTACCTTGAATGATATTGTTTTAAACGAGCTTGGCCCGGGAGAGACATCGCCTTATCCCACTTGTTGTAAAGGCCGGTATATCAATGAGCGCGGCGAATATGTCTACGCATTTGAAGGACCGGAGTCGCTGAATGTCCTTGAACTCATCCCAAGGCTTGCAGCTGCAGGTGTGGACGCCCTCAAGATTGAAGGCAGGCAGAGGACAAAGGCATATGTGGCCGGCATGACAAGGGTTTTGCGCGAGGCAGTGGACTCCTATTATGCAAACCCCGCTAATTTTAAGGTAAAACAAGACTGGCTTGAAAAGACAAATTCCACTTTTGAGGGAAGCAAGCCAACGTTGGGATGTTATTTGGAGAAGTAG
- a CDS encoding nucleotidyltransferase domain-containing protein: protein MHDYEKYLNDRERQGIHRFVERARQLMGQSLIDIRIFGSKVRGDFDKESDIDILLVIDSGDWHTQDKISKIAADVNMELDCNISPVIYTHREHERNKYFRTLFIQEVEKEGVSLA, encoded by the coding sequence ATGCATGATTATGAAAAATATCTGAATGATAGAGAAAGACAGGGGATACATCGGTTTGTTGAAAGGGCAAGGCAACTGATGGGGCAATCTCTTATAGATATTCGTATCTTTGGTTCAAAGGTCAGGGGTGATTTTGATAAGGAATCTGATATTGATATCTTGCTTGTAATAGACTCTGGTGACTGGCATACGCAAGATAAAATAAGCAAGATTGCCGCTGATGTCAATATGGAACTTGACTGCAATATATCGCCTGTTATCTATACTCATCGGGAACACGAAAGAAATAAATACTTCAGAACCCTGTTTATACAGGAGGTCGAAAAAGAAGGGGTATCCCTTGCCTGA
- a CDS encoding septal ring lytic transglycosylase RlpA family protein, which yields MLLLAGCASAPPQGYYTKQGTKRAYQIDGKWYQPVDSSNGYEEEGIASWYGKDFHGKKTSNGETYNMYAMTAAHKTLPIGTYVKVTRLDNGKETIVRINDRGPFVKGRIIDLSYKAASELGIADSGTAKVEITALGDTVGDKLVTRDYQKGNFLVQVGAFTVKSNATRLRDNLLLRYNNVSITTYDRGDTVFYRVRVGGATSLKEAEKLKGRIETEGVESPFVVAD from the coding sequence ATGTTGTTACTCGCAGGGTGCGCATCCGCTCCGCCGCAGGGTTATTATACAAAGCAAGGAACTAAAAGGGCTTATCAAATTGACGGCAAATGGTATCAGCCGGTTGATTCATCAAATGGATATGAAGAGGAGGGGATTGCGTCGTGGTATGGTAAGGATTTTCACGGCAAAAAAACCTCCAATGGAGAAACCTATAACATGTATGCCATGACCGCTGCCCACAAAACCCTTCCCATAGGCACTTATGTAAAAGTCACAAGACTTGATAACGGTAAAGAGACAATTGTAAGGATCAATGACAGAGGGCCTTTTGTAAAAGGGAGAATTATAGACCTTTCTTATAAGGCCGCCTCTGAGTTAGGCATTGCAGACAGCGGCACTGCTAAAGTGGAGATAACTGCCCTGGGAGACACTGTTGGCGATAAACTGGTAACAAGGGACTATCAGAAAGGGAACTTCCTGGTACAGGTGGGCGCATTCACTGTAAAGTCAAATGCAACGAGGTTAAGGGACAACCTGCTTTTGCGATATAATAATGTTTCAATAACTACATACGATAGGGGCGATACGGTTTTTTACAGAGTTAGGGTTGGCGGCGCAACCAGTTTAAAGGAAGCTGAAAAGCTTAAAGGCAGGATAGAAACAGAGGGAGTGGAGTCTCCGTTTGTGGTTGCGGATTAA
- a CDS encoding FAD-binding protein has product MSGYTPELKELIKNVEATRLQRVERARKNQHFPAMTMDQRKEWLSKYHPDYKPDGRRAVKAGPNKGETFPEEVVNLLESKSRINPKNIDLAKIDYETDVLVIGAGGAGTAAALMAQENGCKVIVATKLRHGDSNTVMAEGGIQGADQECDSPYYHYLDVVGGGHFSNQPDLVAGLTNDAPLVIHWLESLGLMFDKHHDGRMLVRHGGGTCRKRMHSAGDMTGAEIMRVLRDEARNRSEDIKVLEFSPAVELILNADGRCSGAVLYNLETKEYYIVKAKAVVMATGGFGRLHIQGFPTTNHYGATADGIVMVYRAGVKMKDLDSTQYHPTGVVYPEQNIGLLITEKVRGLGSQLININGEEFCFPLEPRDIESSCIIKECLEKGKGITTPVGRMGVWLDSPMIEALHGEGTVRKELPAKYIQFKRYGIDISKEPMLVYPTLHYQNGGIMINDNAGTTLPGLYAAGEVTGGVHGRNRLMGNSLLDILVFGRRAGMNAAEYLKTVKGQKSGIKLTLEHVEKFEKELKAAGVKEPVIGPMILPEYTPDHVKARQWG; this is encoded by the coding sequence ATGAGCGGTTATACACCAGAATTAAAAGAGCTTATAAAAAATGTTGAGGCAACGAGGCTGCAGCGGGTTGAGAGGGCAAGAAAGAACCAGCACTTTCCGGCCATGACAATGGATCAGCGTAAAGAGTGGCTCAGCAAATATCACCCTGATTATAAACCCGATGGGAGAAGGGCTGTAAAGGCAGGGCCTAATAAGGGAGAGACCTTCCCTGAAGAGGTTGTAAATCTTCTGGAATCCAAAAGCAGGATAAATCCCAAAAATATAGACCTTGCAAAAATAGATTACGAAACAGATGTGCTTGTGATAGGCGCAGGCGGCGCAGGCACAGCAGCGGCATTGATGGCGCAGGAAAACGGCTGCAAGGTTATCGTGGCAACAAAACTTCGGCATGGTGATTCAAATACGGTTATGGCAGAGGGCGGGATTCAGGGGGCTGACCAGGAATGTGATTCGCCGTATTACCATTATCTTGATGTTGTGGGCGGGGGGCATTTCAGCAACCAGCCCGACCTTGTAGCAGGGCTTACAAACGATGCCCCGCTTGTAATACACTGGCTTGAATCGCTCGGCCTGATGTTCGACAAACACCATGACGGAAGGATGCTGGTAAGGCACGGCGGCGGCACATGCAGGAAAAGGATGCACTCGGCAGGAGATATGACCGGCGCTGAGATAATGAGGGTTTTAAGGGACGAGGCAAGAAACCGTTCTGAAGATATAAAGGTTCTGGAATTTTCTCCTGCTGTTGAACTGATTTTAAATGCAGACGGGAGGTGCAGCGGCGCTGTTTTATATAATCTCGAGACAAAGGAATATTATATTGTAAAGGCAAAGGCAGTTGTTATGGCCACAGGCGGTTTCGGAAGGCTGCACATACAGGGCTTCCCCACCACAAACCACTACGGCGCAACAGCAGACGGTATTGTCATGGTTTACAGGGCAGGGGTCAAGATGAAGGACCTGGATTCAACCCAGTATCATCCGACAGGCGTGGTCTATCCTGAACAGAATATCGGGCTTCTTATCACGGAAAAGGTCAGGGGGCTTGGCTCCCAGCTTATAAATATTAACGGCGAGGAATTCTGCTTCCCGCTGGAGCCGAGGGATATTGAATCATCGTGCATAATTAAGGAGTGTCTTGAAAAGGGAAAGGGGATAACAACCCCTGTCGGGAGGATGGGAGTATGGCTTGATTCGCCCATGATAGAGGCGCTTCACGGCGAAGGCACGGTAAGGAAGGAGCTGCCTGCAAAATATATACAGTTTAAGAGATACGGCATTGATATAAGCAAAGAACCGATGCTGGTCTATCCAACCCTCCACTACCAGAACGGCGGTATTATGATAAACGACAATGCAGGCACAACACTCCCCGGGCTTTATGCTGCCGGAGAGGTTACAGGCGGTGTGCATGGAAGGAACAGGCTTATGGGAAATTCACTCCTTGATATTCTTGTGTTCGGAAGAAGGGCCGGGATGAATGCAGCAGAATATTTAAAAACAGTCAAGGGTCAGAAGTCAGGAATCAAACTGACGCTGGAGCATGTGGAAAAGTTTGAGAAGGAATTAAAGGCTGCTGGTGTGAAAGAGCCTGTCATCGGTCCCATGATTTTACCGGAATATACGCCTGACCATGTGAAGGCGAGGCAGTGGGGGTAA
- a CDS encoding HEPN domain-containing protein — translation MPEKHQIDLAAYRIGKAKERLSSAEALLAAGSFADSIGRSYYAIFTAARVLLALKGLDSKRHSGVVALFNEHFIKSGLLAREVYQIITSAKAKRERADYEDYVEFGKEEAEEQLKEAKEFVKESENLFIKLSK, via the coding sequence TTGCCTGAAAAGCATCAAATAGACCTTGCTGCTTATAGGATTGGAAAGGCAAAAGAGAGATTATCTTCAGCGGAGGCTTTGCTTGCAGCCGGAAGTTTTGCGGACTCAATAGGCCGTTCGTATTATGCTATATTTACAGCCGCCAGAGTGCTATTGGCATTAAAAGGGCTGGACAGCAAGAGACACTCCGGCGTTGTAGCCTTGTTCAATGAGCATTTTATTAAATCCGGTTTGCTGGCAAGAGAAGTTTATCAAATTATTACCAGTGCCAAGGCAAAAAGAGAAAGGGCGGATTACGAGGACTATGTGGAATTTGGCAAAGAGGAAGCAGAAGAGCAGTTAAAAGAGGCAAAAGAGTTTGTTAAAGAGTCAGAAAATCTTTTCATAAAGTTGAGCAAGTAA
- a CDS encoding SAM-dependent chlorinase/fluorinase → MGRIITLLTDFGTEDGYAGAMKGVILSINPDAVIVDISHQISPQDIAAGAFVLSQSVPFFPKGTIHMAIVDPGVGGKRRPILIETDRYFFVGPDNGIFSIALQREKIKRKIHLTNKDYFLGNVRATFHGRDIFSPVAAYLSLGIDPSIFGKKIKMLTSLDVKKPVARYGKITGRIIHIDRFGNLITNIDEGLLKKIFKNKSFEIRVGSCIIKKLVPSYVYAKQGEPVGLIGSSNLLEIAKRDGDASRELGAEKGDEVEVRLRDKTL, encoded by the coding sequence ATGGGAAGGATAATAACCCTTTTAACAGACTTTGGAACAGAAGACGGCTATGCAGGCGCAATGAAAGGGGTTATCCTCTCCATAAATCCCGATGCAGTCATAGTTGACATATCTCACCAGATTTCTCCTCAGGACATCGCAGCAGGCGCGTTTGTTTTATCCCAGTCTGTGCCATTCTTTCCAAAAGGCACAATTCATATGGCAATAGTTGACCCAGGAGTCGGAGGAAAAAGAAGACCTATACTCATTGAAACAGACAGATATTTCTTTGTCGGCCCTGACAACGGCATCTTCAGCATTGCCCTGCAAAGAGAAAAGATTAAACGAAAGATACACCTTACGAACAAAGATTATTTTCTCGGTAATGTGAGAGCTACATTCCACGGAAGGGATATATTTTCTCCTGTTGCGGCATATTTATCACTTGGCATTGACCCCAGCATATTTGGGAAAAAGATAAAGATGCTGACGAGTTTAGATGTTAAAAAACCTGTTGCAAGATATGGAAAAATCACTGGCCGGATAATCCATATTGACAGATTTGGAAATCTCATTACAAATATAGATGAAGGGCTGCTGAAAAAGATTTTTAAGAATAAATCATTTGAGATTAGGGTTGGCAGTTGTATAATAAAGAAACTTGTTCCCTCATACGTCTATGCGAAACAGGGCGAACCCGTCGGTCTCATCGGCAGCAGCAATCTTCTGGAGATAGCAAAGAGGGATGGGGATGCAAGCAGGGAGTTGGGGGCTGAAAAAGGTGATGAGGTGGAGGTTAGATTGAGAGATAAAACCCTTTGA